From the genome of Nitrobacter sp. NHB1, one region includes:
- the fixJ gene encoding response regulator FixJ, protein MPHSGNVYVIDDDSALRDSLDFLLGTVGFEVTVFETAADFLDAHAGLGFGCVVSDVRMPGIDGMDLLRRLKASTSPLPVIIMTGHGDIALAVEAIKLGALDFVEKPFEDERLIGMIEAALQSHDHVKSDAVSAEIASRVASLSQRERQVMDGLVAGLSNKLIAREHNISPRTIEVYRANVMTKMQAHNLSELIRLALRAGILND, encoded by the coding sequence GTGCCGCATAGCGGAAATGTCTACGTTATCGACGACGATTCCGCGTTGCGGGACTCGCTCGATTTTCTCCTTGGCACGGTGGGCTTTGAAGTGACGGTGTTTGAAACCGCCGCTGACTTCCTCGATGCCCATGCCGGTCTTGGTTTTGGCTGTGTCGTGTCGGACGTTCGCATGCCGGGTATCGATGGAATGGACCTGCTCCGTCGCCTTAAAGCCAGCACCTCGCCCCTGCCTGTCATCATCATGACCGGACACGGAGACATCGCCCTCGCGGTTGAAGCTATAAAGTTAGGGGCGCTCGATTTTGTCGAAAAGCCGTTTGAAGATGAACGGCTGATCGGAATGATCGAGGCCGCCCTCCAGAGCCATGATCATGTGAAAAGCGACGCCGTCTCGGCCGAGATCGCATCGAGGGTCGCGAGTCTCAGTCAACGCGAACGTCAGGTCATGGACGGCCTTGTTGCAGGATTATCCAACAAGCTGATCGCCCGCGAACACAATATCAGCCCCAGAACGATCGAGGTTTACCGGGCGAATGTCATGACCAAAATGCAGGCGCACAACCTGTCCGAATTGATCCGGCTCGCACTGCGCGCAGGCATTTTGAACGATTGA
- a CDS encoding helix-turn-helix domain-containing protein — MLTQSVSTHEMPRNSKLPVEVGDKFGLIVGRACLVATEFKYSKEEEIYGENEPAEFVYQVVRGAVRSHKLLSDGRRQIGAFYLPGDVFGLEASSNHRLTAEAIINTTVRLVKHSSLEHAAAIDVEVTRRLWNMTAGDLQHAENHMLLLGRKTAMERVAAFLLEMDHRLSAAAMMALPMCRRDIGDYLGLTLETVSRALSELHDRGILDFSGARQIVLRNRQHLRTMSA, encoded by the coding sequence ATGCTTACGCAGTCAGTCAGCACCCACGAAATGCCCCGCAACAGCAAGCTGCCCGTTGAAGTCGGAGACAAGTTCGGGCTTATCGTGGGCCGTGCCTGCCTCGTGGCAACAGAATTCAAATACAGCAAGGAAGAAGAGATCTACGGCGAGAACGAACCTGCCGAGTTTGTCTACCAGGTCGTCCGCGGCGCCGTTCGTAGCCACAAGTTGCTTTCAGACGGGCGGCGCCAGATTGGCGCATTTTACTTGCCGGGGGACGTGTTTGGGCTGGAGGCCAGTTCGAACCACAGGTTGACGGCAGAGGCTATTATCAACACAACCGTTCGCCTCGTAAAGCATAGCAGCTTGGAGCACGCGGCAGCAATCGACGTAGAGGTTACCCGCAGGCTCTGGAACATGACGGCTGGCGATCTTCAGCACGCCGAAAACCATATGCTATTGCTCGGGCGCAAGACCGCCATGGAGCGAGTCGCTGCCTTTCTGCTGGAAATGGACCACCGCCTTTCGGCTGCGGCGATGATGGCTCTACCCATGTGTCGACGTGATATCGGGGACTACCTCGGCCTTACGTTGGAAACAGTTTCGCGGGCCCTCTCCGAGCTTCATGATCGAGGCATCCTCGATTTTTCAGGAGCCCGCCAGATCGTCCTTCGGAATCGCCAGCATCTCCGCACCATGAGCGCCTGA
- a CDS encoding response regulator transcription factor, whose amino-acid sequence MTDRTTTKHKICVLDDDPDVLQSLRFLLETHGFEVRTFSAAAPLLTSIDLDGVDCLVIDYKLPCMNGLDVAARLRQRNVVAPIILITGYPDQHIAEKAAAAGIDYILFKPHLESLVTRVREAISRQYLSH is encoded by the coding sequence ATGACAGACCGAACAACCACAAAGCACAAGATCTGCGTTCTCGATGACGATCCTGACGTGCTTCAGTCGCTGCGGTTTCTTCTCGAAACCCACGGTTTCGAGGTTCGCACGTTTAGCGCCGCCGCGCCGCTGTTGACGTCCATTGACCTGGACGGTGTCGATTGCCTGGTGATCGATTACAAACTGCCCTGTATGAATGGACTGGATGTGGCGGCTCGTCTCCGTCAACGCAATGTCGTGGCGCCGATCATTCTCATTACCGGCTATCCCGACCAGCATATCGCGGAGAAGGCCGCGGCCGCCGGCATAGATTATATTTTGTTTAAGCCTCATCTGGAGAGCCTCGTGACGCGCGTTCGGGAGGCCATCTCTCGCCAATACCTGAGCCATTAG